One window of Dermacentor albipictus isolate Rhodes 1998 colony unplaced genomic scaffold, USDA_Dalb.pri_finalv2 scaffold_14, whole genome shotgun sequence genomic DNA carries:
- the LOC135910885 gene encoding uncharacterized protein yields MTMGEEAQRLFMTMIKESPLPAASAVIDALATPENVGEIPDENTAASDVGERGPQPAPEVKRGGGAPKRTPGETKLLLDCYYKYFPQVGPFMTHKSKSSSCDSSADLLSPVPEMSSAPSSNSESGESMKGSTESEYLKGKREKKRRRGVLSGKLSAFKNARNVARCTEINFSSSVRP; encoded by the exons ATGACTATGGGTGAAGAAGCACAACGGCTGTTCATGACCATGATAAAGGAGTCACCGCTACCCGCAGCATCAG CTGTCATCGATGCCTTGGCCACTCCTGAGAACGTTGGCGAGATACCCGACG AGAACACCGCTGCGTCGGACGTGGGCGAGAGGGGACCGCAGCCAGCGCCAGAAGTGAAAAGAGGCGGCGGAG CTCCCAAGCGGACACCAGGAGAAACCAAACTGCTATTAGATTGCTATTACAAGTACTTTCCGCAGGTGGGCCCATTCA TGACCCACAAGTCAAAGTCATCAAGCTGTGACAGCTCAGCCGATCTACTTTCACCTGTGCCTGAAATGTCCAGTGCTCCGTCAAGCAATTCAGAAAGTGGTGAAAGTATGAAAGGGTCAACAGAG AGCGAATATCTCAAAgggaaaagagagaagaaaaggagAAGAGGCGTGCTGAGCGGCAAGCTGAGCGCATTCAAGAACGCCAGGAACGTCGCAAGATGCACGGAGATAAACTTTAGCTCATCCGTGAGGCCTTAG
- the LOC135910884 gene encoding putative nuclease HARBI1, which translates to MADGGSGDSRPVPASVMAVAKRCRLDEELLLLFDEDSSCSIDSSTSSSTDSSGDDEDLALYEQMFEQLFTPPEKRPKVESYVEKAVAAYSDEEFRRNFRLSRSAADSLAAEFAKSPHYPSRTDRGGLPPKSPHEHVLSFLWYAANKSCKRDVAGRFEVGEGTHHRMMYRVMAFLLDITPRIVTFPDDLQKLANAFEQVSGFPDTIGCIDGSYIPVRCPAGKVRSVYVNRHHYQSLTLQGICDNRKRFLDTSTGAPSKIHDSRIFRLSNISKELPQLCAGKYHILGDAAYPSREFLMTPIREYGSLDASDKAFNTNLSSTRVLIENAFGELKGRFRQLQRLDLMTVDNMSKFILS; encoded by the exons ATGGCGGACGGTGGTAGCGGTGATAGTCGGCCGGTGCCAGCAAGCGTAATGGCAGTAGCTAAGCGCTGCCGTCTGGACGAAgagttgttgttgctgtttgatGAAGACAGCAGCTGTAGCATAGATTCGAGCACAAGCTCCTCTACGGACAGCAGCGGCGACGACGAGGACTTAGCATTGTATGAGCAGATGTTCGAGCAGCTTTTTACCCCGCCGGAGAAGCGACCGAAGGTCGAGTCGTATGTGGAAAAAGCGGTCGCCGCTTATTCGGACGAAGAG TTTCGCAGGAATTTCCGACTTTCACGGTCGGCTGCAGATTCCCTTGCTGCTGAGTTCGCGAAATCGCCGCACTACCCTTCAAGAACTGATCGTGGAGGCCTGCCCCCAAAGTCGCCTCATGAGCATGTGCTGTCTTTTTTGTG GTATGCTGCCAATAAATCCTGCAAACGGGATGTCGCAGGGCGATTTGAGGTTGGGGAAGGCACGCATCACAGGATGATGTACCGCGTCATGGCGTTTCTTCTGGACATCACACCCCGCATCGTGACCTTCCCAGATGACTTGCAGAAGCTTGCTAATGCGTTTGAACAG GTTTCAGGGTTTCCAGACACCATTGGCTGCATTGACGGGAGCTATATTCCTGTTAGGTGCCCTGCTGGTAAGGTGCGGTCAGTGTACGTGAATAGGCACCATTACCAATCCTTGACGCTGCAAGGGATATGTGATAACCGGAAGAGGTTCCTTGATACCAGCACTGGTGCACCTAGTAAAATTCACGACTCTAGGATCTTTCGGCTTTCAAACATTTCGAAGGAATTGCCTCAACTCTGTGCTGGGAAATACCACATTCTTGGGGACGCTGCATACCCATCTCGAGAGTTTTTGATGACTCCCATTCGAGAGTATGGAAGCCTGGATGCCTCTGACAAGGCATTTAACACCAACCTTTCATCCACCCGTGTGCTAATTGAAAACGCATTTGGGGAATTGAAGGGTAGATTTAGGCAGCTACAGCGTTTGGACCTCATGACTGTAGATAACATGTCAAAATTTATTCTCTCTTGA